A region from the Treponema pallidum subsp. pallidum str. Nichols genome encodes:
- a CDS encoding CbiQ family ECF transporter T component has translation MFFSLYERRQSLLHRAPPVAKVASFALLLLCCNAQSWCMHASLTLVLLALTLIVTRSLKCVAAHIRVVSIYLAFFFSLKILHTFFSTGVVSATQINQHIHAGYHIGIRLFLLLCASSLFYACTSRLELFSLCLRMGKVLHVRSTAYTTPCAVYVMMLVLYFGHDIFREWTELRFVWRARTRANTSFYNWVDATLHFSKTLLTRLLERAQHPSLRRADFKVSDNILSSE, from the coding sequence ATGTTTTTCTCTCTTTATGAACGCCGGCAATCGCTGCTTCACCGTGCTCCTCCCGTAGCGAAAGTCGCAAGCTTCGCTCTCCTTCTCCTGTGCTGTAATGCACAGAGTTGGTGTATGCACGCGTCGCTTACACTTGTGCTGCTCGCATTAACGCTCATTGTCACACGTTCTCTGAAATGCGTGGCTGCACACATACGTGTAGTTAGTATCTACCTCGCTTTTTTCTTTTCTCTGAAGATCCTGCACACATTTTTCAGCACCGGTGTTGTTAGCGCTACACAAATCAACCAGCACATACATGCAGGATACCACATAGGCATCCGCCTATTTTTATTGCTGTGCGCATCTTCACTTTTTTACGCGTGCACATCCCGTTTGGAACTTTTCTCCCTGTGTCTCCGTATGGGAAAGGTGCTACATGTGCGCAGCACAGCGTACACAACACCCTGTGCAGTTTACGTTATGATGCTCGTATTGTACTTCGGACACGATATCTTTCGTGAGTGGACGGAGCTCCGCTTCGTGTGGAGAGCACGGACGCGCGCGAACACCTCTTTTTACAACTGGGTAGACGCGACCCTCCATTTTTCAAAAACACTATTGACTCGGTTGCTAGAACGCGCGCAACACCCCTCCCTAAGAAGGGCGGACTTTAAGGTTTCGGATAATATTTTGTCAAGCGAGTGA
- a CDS encoding energy-coupling factor ABC transporter ATP-binding protein has product MSADVAADTAVESCAGPLLELVNVSKSFERDCEVLHSVSFRVFPGDCVVLAGANGSGKTVLMNILAGLEPPSSGRVYMARGTTVGLAFQNADTQILGETVFEDCAFGPLQWGYSRAEIDARTNSALAAVSLLDRRDHYARALSGGEKRRLTVAGVLALDAKVVILDEPFANLDYPSVRQVVQLIISLKHAGKTLVIITHEVEKILAAATRLCILSKGVISYDGTPQDALDSKIFSCYGLRDPLHCPLTLSDLLWT; this is encoded by the coding sequence ATGAGCGCAGATGTCGCGGCAGACACGGCTGTGGAGTCGTGCGCAGGACCGCTGCTTGAACTGGTCAATGTAAGTAAGTCTTTTGAGCGCGACTGTGAAGTATTACACTCCGTTTCGTTTAGGGTGTTTCCTGGGGACTGTGTCGTCCTCGCAGGTGCAAATGGCTCGGGTAAAACTGTGCTCATGAACATCCTTGCAGGACTTGAACCGCCGTCCTCCGGCCGTGTGTATATGGCACGCGGGACTACTGTCGGTCTGGCGTTTCAAAATGCAGACACCCAGATCCTAGGCGAAACGGTATTTGAGGACTGCGCCTTCGGTCCTCTGCAGTGGGGATATTCCCGCGCAGAAATTGACGCACGTACCAACAGCGCACTTGCAGCCGTGTCACTGCTTGACCGGCGTGACCATTACGCCCGAGCGCTTTCAGGTGGAGAAAAAAGACGCCTAACCGTTGCCGGCGTACTCGCCTTGGATGCAAAGGTAGTCATTCTTGACGAGCCGTTTGCAAACTTAGATTACCCCAGCGTTCGTCAGGTTGTGCAGCTCATCATAAGCCTCAAACACGCAGGTAAAACGCTTGTTATCATCACCCATGAGGTTGAAAAAATACTCGCTGCTGCGACGCGTCTATGCATCCTTTCTAAGGGGGTCATTTCCTACGATGGCACGCCACAGGACGCACTCGACAGTAAAATTTTCTCTTGCTACGGACTAAGAGATCCTTTGCACTGTCCACTCACTCTTTCAGATCTCCTTTGGACCTAG
- a CDS encoding biotin transporter BioY, which translates to MHRTEPTINCVHDGTRSLHLSIDTTRALPAHSGNEPTRTHLAAVRVSLLKTIPVAPPKILKDSSFRVTLRIDPSEEYCTMHRSKSLAFVALFAALISSSALVSIPLKPVPLVLQNAAAVLTGLLLGPRDGALAVLSFLGAGLLGLPVFSGGRGGYTALFAPTGGFLLGYILAATLAGAIAQHHRLSCTPPRGGGRALLLWIRLTVATLVGFLSIYSIGLPVLGYVLGLRTGELMLGVFLPFFLADTLKIALVVLLAHHLAPTVRRHLYRHG; encoded by the coding sequence GTGCATAGGACTGAGCCTACCATAAACTGCGTACATGACGGTACCCGATCCTTGCATCTGTCAATAGACACTACACGAGCTCTGCCCGCGCACAGTGGGAACGAACCGACGCGTACGCACCTGGCAGCCGTTCGGGTAAGTCTGTTAAAAACTATACCTGTGGCACCACCCAAGATATTGAAAGATTCCTCCTTCCGTGTCACACTGCGCATCGACCCTTCGGAGGAGTACTGTACCATGCACCGTAGTAAGTCTTTGGCTTTTGTTGCGCTTTTTGCCGCACTCATTAGCTCGAGTGCGCTCGTTAGCATTCCTCTCAAGCCTGTTCCGCTTGTACTGCAGAATGCAGCGGCCGTTCTCACCGGTTTATTGTTGGGACCGCGAGACGGTGCACTCGCCGTTCTCAGCTTCCTCGGGGCAGGACTCCTTGGTCTGCCGGTTTTTTCAGGAGGTCGGGGCGGATACACCGCGCTTTTTGCCCCTACGGGAGGATTCCTCCTTGGATACATACTCGCTGCTACGCTCGCTGGCGCAATCGCGCAGCACCACCGCCTGTCTTGCACTCCACCACGCGGTGGTGGACGCGCACTCCTTCTTTGGATCAGACTTACCGTCGCAACGCTCGTTGGTTTTCTTTCGATTTACTCCATCGGTCTGCCGGTTCTCGGTTACGTGCTTGGCCTCAGGACCGGGGAGCTCATGCTAGGAGTCTTCCTTCCCTTTTTTCTTGCCGACACCCTGAAAATCGCCCTTGTTGTCCTACTCGCCCATCATCTTGCCCCTACAGTTCGCCGCCATTTGTACCGTCATGGTTGA
- a CDS encoding uracil-DNA glycosylase has translation MYAVYGRLSPMHAGDRESIARFVRVVRDCLDLFRTEGIGPRPRNDSVILPNAACSPRNHAGKRAQSTADACVRSSDGSVYTDETLREEIFACRACELYQRRTHAVVGEGVADADVLVVGEAPGAEEDRSGRPFVGRSGKLLDAMLAAIGLSRQQNCYITNVVKCRPPRNRTPTPHETACCARFLHAHLTLHRPCAILVLGRCAAQHMLQTTDGIGKLRGRFFTYQGIPLLATYHPSALLRDEALKRPAWEDLKTFRARLLQLKQDAHMPI, from the coding sequence ATGTACGCAGTTTATGGTAGGCTCAGTCCTATGCACGCTGGGGACAGAGAGAGTATCGCACGCTTCGTGCGTGTGGTGCGCGATTGTCTGGATTTGTTTCGCACCGAGGGTATTGGGCCCCGTCCTAGGAATGATTCGGTAATTTTACCGAATGCTGCGTGTTCACCGCGTAATCATGCAGGAAAGCGTGCGCAGAGCACTGCCGATGCGTGTGTGAGAAGCAGTGACGGGTCTGTATACACGGACGAAACCTTGCGCGAGGAAATTTTTGCATGCCGTGCGTGTGAATTGTATCAACGGCGTACACATGCGGTGGTGGGAGAGGGTGTTGCAGACGCAGACGTGCTCGTCGTTGGGGAGGCCCCTGGAGCGGAAGAAGATCGAAGCGGTCGTCCGTTCGTAGGACGGTCAGGTAAATTGCTGGACGCAATGCTTGCGGCGATTGGACTTTCGCGTCAGCAAAATTGTTATATCACCAATGTGGTTAAGTGCCGGCCGCCAAGGAACCGCACACCAACACCCCACGAGACTGCCTGTTGTGCACGGTTCCTCCATGCGCATCTTACGCTGCATCGCCCGTGTGCTATTTTGGTGCTCGGCCGCTGCGCCGCACAGCACATGCTCCAAACAACCGATGGTATTGGCAAGTTGCGCGGGCGCTTTTTTACCTATCAGGGGATTCCCCTTCTGGCTACGTACCATCCGAGTGCGTTGTTACGGGATGAAGCGCTGAAACGTCCGGCGTGGGAGGATCTCAAAACGTTTCGTGCACGGTTGCTGCAGTTGAAGCAGGACGCACACATGCCAATATAA
- the priA gene encoding replication restart helicase PriA, producing the protein MAPWLELVFDVPLDKSFTYRACAAHAGEALVGRRVLAPFGARTLIGFVISESHSSPADCGGAVGTFKEIIRVIDREALFDQTHLACARWMAHFYLCALGQALCAVVPSRKRERTLSSFASCAGVRRTDTYALSGEQRKAIDAITASTGARSFYVHGVTGSGKTEVFLRAAEAVLARGKSVIYLVPEIALTHQVLQEVYVRFGSQAAVLHSALSGSQRLGEWRRIQCMRHCVVIGARSAIFAPLKRLGLVIMDEEHDSSYKSAHVPRYHARQVAMYRCADANCPFVMGSATPSVEAWYAMLRGAVRRLPLTARVAGGAPPRVEVVDVSKEALLLSTRLVDEIRKTKEAGYQSMLFLNRRGFSYSFQCRSCGYTLCCTQCAVPLTWHKRVGAMQCHYCGRQEAPPESCPCCHSFDTRYGGVGTEYIEEAVQALFPEYRIARVDTDALRSGHVQQTMEQFRAGKIDVLLGTQMIAKGFNFPTLRLVGIACADTGLHTPDFRAAERSFALMMQVAGRAGRYVDNGLVIIQTRNPAHPAVVCAQHGDCESFYAQELAQREALCFPPFVRLIRFVFRSKTRRKAKDAAYAAHALLTAQMPLGADVLGPAACVVAQVAGSYRMQILLRAPSFPVVQQVARSFLDEFRAPAGVYVESDVDPVNVL; encoded by the coding sequence ATGGCGCCGTGGCTTGAGCTTGTTTTTGACGTTCCACTGGATAAAAGCTTTACGTACCGTGCGTGTGCTGCCCACGCGGGTGAGGCACTCGTGGGTAGACGGGTTCTTGCTCCCTTTGGGGCGCGTACACTCATTGGATTTGTGATAAGTGAATCACATTCTTCGCCTGCTGATTGCGGTGGTGCAGTTGGCACGTTCAAGGAGATCATCCGCGTCATTGACAGGGAAGCGCTTTTTGACCAAACGCATCTTGCGTGTGCGCGTTGGATGGCGCATTTCTACCTGTGTGCCTTAGGTCAGGCGCTGTGTGCGGTGGTTCCGTCTCGGAAACGAGAACGGACATTGTCTTCTTTTGCTTCTTGTGCGGGTGTTCGGCGCACTGACACCTATGCGCTTTCGGGCGAACAGCGCAAGGCGATTGATGCGATTACCGCGAGCACCGGTGCGCGCAGTTTTTATGTGCACGGGGTGACAGGGTCGGGGAAGACGGAAGTGTTCTTGCGCGCAGCCGAGGCAGTCCTTGCGCGTGGCAAGTCGGTTATCTATCTTGTTCCTGAGATAGCGCTCACTCACCAGGTGCTCCAGGAGGTATATGTGCGCTTTGGCAGTCAGGCGGCGGTGTTGCACTCAGCGCTCAGTGGCAGTCAGCGCCTAGGTGAGTGGCGGCGCATACAGTGCATGCGTCACTGTGTAGTGATTGGAGCTCGGAGTGCAATTTTTGCTCCGTTGAAGCGGCTGGGCCTTGTGATAATGGATGAAGAACATGACAGTTCGTATAAGTCTGCGCATGTGCCGCGCTATCATGCGCGGCAGGTAGCGATGTATCGCTGTGCGGACGCGAACTGTCCGTTTGTCATGGGGTCTGCAACACCGTCTGTGGAGGCCTGGTACGCGATGCTGCGGGGGGCGGTGCGTCGTTTACCATTGACTGCGCGTGTTGCGGGGGGGGCTCCGCCGCGTGTTGAGGTGGTGGACGTGTCAAAAGAGGCCCTGTTGCTCTCTACCCGTCTGGTGGATGAAATACGCAAGACGAAGGAGGCAGGATATCAATCGATGCTCTTTTTGAATCGTCGAGGATTTTCCTATTCGTTTCAGTGTCGCAGCTGTGGATACACGCTGTGTTGCACGCAGTGTGCAGTTCCCTTGACGTGGCACAAACGTGTGGGGGCAATGCAATGTCATTACTGTGGCAGGCAAGAGGCGCCGCCTGAAAGTTGTCCGTGCTGTCATTCATTTGATACCCGATACGGCGGGGTGGGCACAGAGTATATTGAGGAAGCAGTACAAGCGCTATTTCCTGAATACCGTATTGCACGGGTGGACACCGATGCGCTGCGCTCAGGGCACGTGCAGCAGACGATGGAGCAGTTTCGCGCGGGGAAAATCGATGTACTGTTGGGTACGCAAATGATAGCAAAGGGATTTAATTTCCCTACGCTGCGTTTAGTGGGTATTGCCTGCGCAGATACTGGACTGCACACGCCAGACTTTCGCGCCGCCGAGCGGAGTTTTGCCTTGATGATGCAAGTGGCCGGACGTGCAGGTCGCTATGTAGATAACGGCCTGGTCATCATCCAAACACGCAATCCTGCGCATCCTGCGGTGGTGTGTGCGCAGCACGGGGATTGTGAGTCCTTTTATGCGCAAGAACTTGCGCAGCGGGAGGCGCTGTGTTTTCCGCCCTTTGTGCGCCTTATTCGGTTTGTTTTTCGCAGCAAGACGCGGCGCAAGGCTAAAGACGCCGCGTATGCGGCACATGCGCTTTTGACGGCGCAGATGCCTCTGGGTGCGGATGTACTGGGACCTGCAGCGTGTGTGGTGGCGCAGGTGGCAGGCAGCTATCGGATGCAAATACTGCTGCGTGCCCCATCATTCCCAGTGGTGCAGCAGGTGGCGCGCAGCTTTTTAGATGAATTTCGAGCTCCGGCGGGGGTGTACGTAGAATCTGACGTAGATCCTGTAAATGTACTGTAG
- a CDS encoding RluA family pseudouridine synthase, whose translation MALPIIFQDAAVVAVDKPAGLAVQPGARVRVCVVDVLQKQLGVRLFPLHRLDKDTAGVLLFAKHARAAALYQGILGSMRVIKRYRALCFGRPPRECGDIRVPIRTGTAARRRQVVRAAHTAYRVLRATDTHTYLELTLHSGRTHQIRIHLAALGCPIIGDDKYGDFARNKACARAWGVKRLQLFAHSLVLPCACKPLVLRARMPVHFLRALDAVAL comes from the coding sequence GTGGCACTGCCGATTATTTTTCAGGACGCAGCGGTGGTGGCCGTTGATAAGCCGGCAGGACTTGCAGTACAGCCGGGTGCGCGGGTGCGGGTGTGCGTAGTTGACGTATTACAGAAACAGCTTGGGGTGCGTCTGTTTCCTCTGCATCGTTTGGACAAGGACACCGCGGGCGTGCTGCTGTTTGCAAAACATGCACGGGCAGCTGCTCTGTACCAGGGGATTTTAGGCAGCATGCGTGTGATTAAGCGCTATCGCGCACTTTGTTTTGGGCGACCTCCCCGAGAGTGTGGTGATATTCGCGTTCCTATCCGTACCGGTACGGCAGCAAGGCGGCGTCAGGTTGTGCGTGCCGCGCATACTGCATACCGTGTGTTGCGTGCGACTGATACGCATACATATCTTGAACTCACGTTGCACAGTGGTCGGACCCATCAGATTCGTATTCATCTGGCTGCGCTAGGATGTCCTATAATTGGGGATGACAAATACGGTGATTTCGCGCGTAACAAGGCGTGTGCTCGTGCGTGGGGAGTAAAAAGGCTCCAGTTATTCGCACACAGTCTTGTGTTGCCATGTGCATGTAAACCGCTGGTGTTGCGTGCACGTATGCCTGTACACTTCCTGCGTGCTCTTGATGCCGTTGCGCTATGA
- a CDS encoding STAS domain-containing protein, with product MGTVVPGFDDEKDESLKMNLQKIDDLEGGVVVFLNGYIDTYNSSFFQKRIAKVIDAGYTRIVFNCASLNYVSSTGIGSFTAFLKTVKPKGGDIVLLDIQPRVYEVFQLLGFSQFFNIRDSIADAVSLFRNKVSPLKVDTFPKVFSCPICSKKLKATKQGRFRCSECKTILALDASAHVSLG from the coding sequence ATGGGTACTGTTGTTCCGGGATTCGATGACGAGAAAGACGAAAGTCTTAAGATGAATCTGCAAAAGATCGATGACCTTGAAGGTGGCGTCGTTGTTTTCCTCAACGGGTACATCGATACTTACAATTCTTCCTTTTTTCAAAAGAGGATTGCGAAGGTTATCGATGCAGGCTACACGCGTATTGTATTTAACTGCGCCTCTTTGAATTATGTCTCCTCCACTGGAATTGGTTCTTTTACGGCGTTTCTAAAAACGGTCAAGCCTAAAGGTGGCGATATTGTTCTCCTCGATATTCAGCCGAGGGTGTATGAGGTTTTCCAGTTACTTGGTTTTTCTCAGTTTTTTAACATTCGCGATTCTATTGCGGATGCAGTTAGCCTTTTTAGGAACAAGGTCTCACCGCTGAAGGTGGACACCTTTCCGAAGGTGTTTTCTTGCCCGATCTGCTCTAAGAAGTTAAAGGCGACTAAGCAGGGGCGTTTTCGTTGTTCCGAATGTAAGACGATTCTCGCCCTTGACGCGAGCGCACACGTGTCTCTCGGTTAG
- the rpmG gene encoding 50S ribosomal protein L33: MAKRTAVELIALQCTGCKRRNYTTSRNRRNVQEKLELRKYCPFERRRVLHREAKIK, translated from the coding sequence ATGGCAAAGAGGACGGCGGTGGAGCTTATTGCGCTTCAGTGCACTGGATGCAAGCGGCGTAATTACACCACTTCAAGAAACCGACGTAACGTTCAGGAAAAGCTCGAGCTCAGGAAGTATTGTCCTTTTGAGCGTAGACGTGTGCTGCATAGAGAGGCGAAGATAAAGTAG
- the secE gene encoding preprotein translocase subunit SecE, translating into MLKFAKFRRECVAEFRRVVWPARTQVHTAVKVVLVSTVVMALFLGLIDALFVALLSFFF; encoded by the coding sequence ATGTTGAAGTTCGCAAAGTTTCGTAGGGAGTGCGTTGCCGAGTTCAGGAGGGTGGTGTGGCCTGCGCGCACTCAGGTACATACCGCGGTTAAGGTAGTGCTCGTCTCTACCGTTGTCATGGCGCTTTTCCTCGGGCTTATCGATGCTCTGTTCGTGGCGTTGCTGAGTTTCTTCTTCTGA
- the nusG gene encoding transcription termination/antitermination protein NusG, whose amino-acid sequence MAKEWYILHTFSGREARVERAVRMLVEHARIPTNVIFDIKIPEELLTEVKDGKKRVVRRKFFPGYLLVEMDLPEVDWRIVCNEVRRIPGVSGFLGSSGNAKPQAVSADEARRILQKAGEIKGDRTPRIAQTFLVGQQVRIVEGPFATFSGEVEEVMSERNKVRVAVTIFGRATPVELELVQVEAL is encoded by the coding sequence ATGGCGAAAGAGTGGTATATTCTGCACACATTCTCGGGTCGCGAGGCAAGGGTGGAGCGGGCTGTCCGTATGCTCGTGGAGCATGCGAGGATTCCAACGAACGTTATCTTTGATATAAAAATCCCTGAGGAACTGCTTACCGAGGTGAAAGATGGTAAGAAGAGGGTGGTTAGGCGTAAGTTTTTCCCTGGTTACTTGTTGGTGGAAATGGATTTGCCCGAGGTTGACTGGAGGATAGTGTGTAACGAGGTGCGCAGGATTCCTGGTGTTTCCGGTTTTTTGGGTTCTTCGGGCAATGCGAAGCCTCAGGCGGTTTCTGCGGATGAAGCTCGGCGTATTTTGCAGAAGGCGGGGGAAATTAAGGGGGATAGGACTCCTCGTATCGCTCAGACTTTTTTGGTTGGACAACAGGTGAGGATCGTTGAGGGGCCGTTTGCTACTTTCTCGGGTGAGGTGGAGGAGGTGATGAGTGAACGCAACAAGGTGCGTGTGGCAGTCACCATCTTTGGCCGCGCTACTCCTGTGGAGTTGGAGCTAGTCCAGGTGGAGGCGCTCTGA